GAAGACGCGCATGGCCAAGGCAGTCGCAGTCCACGCCGTCTACCTCGAGGACTCCACCATGATCCATGAATTCAACTTGAAACGGATCGGGCCCGACGGATTGGAGACCGGGCACGCCGGCATACGGGAAAGCTTTTCGCCTCGGAAGGCTGTCGACGAGATTCTATACTCAGCGAATGTGGCGGGCGGGAACCGGATCAAAATCCTGCGCCTCCTCGCGCATGGCGATGCTGGCGAGTTCAATTTTCCTGGTCTGAAGGGACGTTCGTCTATCGCGCGGGAATATGGCGGGCTGCGGGGCGCATTCGCGCCTCTGGCCAGGATCGAGATCCACGGCTGCGGCTGCGCCAGCGAAAAGGATCTGCGTACTGTGCGCGATCCTCAGACGCAGCGAAAGGTCGAGGTCGGCCAGTATACGGGTGATCCGAAAGGACGCGGCCTGCTCTTCCTTTATGCTGTGGCGCGAACCTTCAACGTTCCCGTCACCGGTGGGGTGGACTCGCAAGGCCCCTGGGACGGCTGGAGCTATAGCGGTGTCACCGTCACCATTTCTCCTGCCGGCAAGTTCTACGCCGAGAAGCCGGGGCAGCGCTGGTGGGATCCTTCTTCCGCAGACGAGGAGGCTGGCCGCGAGTTCAGGCGGATCCAGAAGCAGTACATCGACAAGAAGCTCTATGTGGAGGCACGCATTGCGCTTCGCGTGCTGATGGCGACCTATCCGACATCGAAGGAGGCGCGCGATGCAGAGCGCTTGGTGCCGCTGGGAGGGCTGGAGGCGCTGGACAAGCCGCCCCCTGGGATGGCGACGAAGTTCGAGTAGGCCTGTACCCTCGCGGGATCGTGCGTCGCTCGTGAAGACCTGTCCGATTGCCGTTAACGGACCGTTCGCCTAATCTTCAGATGAAGGGGCAACTTCCGATTGCAAAGCCGGGCCGGCTCTGGTCCGCTTCTGCGAAACGCCGGGAGGTTCGCCATGCCTGCGTGCCAACTCAATGCCGGACCAGATGAACTCGCTGCCCTCGGGACAGCCTTTCACGAGGCGTGGCGGCATGTCGGCCCGATCGCTGGACCGTTCGAGAATCCTCATCGCGAATGGCTCGCGCGCCTGATTCTCGGCCTGCGTCGTTCCGGCCATTCCGGCGACATTACGCTGCTCGCGATCGAGCAGTTCCAGGCGACCTCGCCCCTGGCCGAATGGGCGAGCAGCGCGCAAGGCGCGCCGCGGCGCCCTGAGCGCATCGGCCACGGCTGAGCGCGGCCCGCGGCGACCCTTACATCTCCAACAGACCTGATTCAGGCCGGTGCCCGCATGGCGGGCAACGTTGCCGTAATCTTCGCCCGCAATCTGCACCGTGCTGACCCGGTCCGATGAACGGACCTGCGGTCGCAAGGCAGATGCGTCGGCGGCGACCAAGGCCGCCGCAAGGAGTCTTTGATGAAGCGTCTTATCCCGATCGCCGGCCTCGGCCTGCTGGCCCTGCTCGCGGTCCCGGCCATGGCGGCCGATCGTCCCGCGCGCGTGCAGCAATACCAGCCGGCCTATTCGCAGCCGCGCCCCTATAACTGGAACGGCATCTATGCCGGCGTGCATGCAGGCGCCGCCTTCGATCGTTTCGACGGAGCCGCCAAGAAAAGCCGCAACGAAATCCTGCTCGGCGGCCAGGTCGGCTACAACCACCAGATGGGCAGCCTCGTCACCGGTCTGGAAGCCGACATGTCGATGAACGGCTTTGGCAGGGGCGCCAAGCGCACCGGCGGCACCAGCGCCGACATGCGCTATGCCGGCACGCTGAAGGCCCGCGCCGGCGTCGCCTTCGACCGCCTCCTGGTCTACGGCCTCGGCGGTGTCGCCTATGGCAGCCTGAAGGCGAGCGACGGGCTCGTCTCGAAGGAAAAGAGCAAGATCGGCTATGTCGTCGGCGCCGGCGCCGAATACGGCATCACCGACAATCTCTCCGCCAAGGTCGAGTACAACTATGTCTCGCTCGGCAAGCAGAACTTTCAGTTCACCACTGGCCGGGCCCGCGTCGGCGTCAGCGAGCATATCGTCAAGACCGGCCTGAACTACCGGTTCTAGTCCTGAAATCCCGGGCCGGTTGACCGGCCCGGATCACCTTGCGGCCCTGGAGTCCGTTCCGGTCAGGTTGGCTCAACCTGATCGGATCGGGCATCAGGGGCCGCGCCAAGGCATGGATGGAGCGTGATGTGTCTGGATACTTCGCCCCTATTCCGGCATCACGTTCCATCCGTGCACCCTGAATCGATCCCTTAATGCGCGCACTGATCGTCGAGGACGAGCCACAGCTGATGGCTTTCCTGTCCTCGCTCCTCACCAATGCCGGGCTTATCGCCGATCGCACGACCACGATCGATGCGGCGCTGGCCGCCCTGCGCTCGACCCCTTTCGACATCGTCATCGTCGATCGACGCCTGCCCGACGGCGACGGCCTGTCGATTGTCAAGGCGCTGAGCAACTCCGATACGCGGCCCGCCTTCCTGATCCTGACTGCCCGCGACGCCAAGGCCGACGTGATCGAGGGCTTGAACGGCGGGGCGGACGACTATCTGATCAAGCCTTTCGAGCCGGAGGAGTTGCTGGCGCGCCTGCGGGTCATCATGCGCCGGCGCAATCCCAAGCGCTCGCTGGTGATCACCGCCGGCAACCTGTCGCTCGATCTTGAGGGACGCTGTGCCTCCGTCGGCTCGGAACTGCTCGACCTGCGCCGGCGTGAGGCCCTGATCCTGGAAGCGCTCGTCCAGCGGGCCGGCCGCGTCGTCACCCGCGACGTCCTGATCGAGGCCGTCTACGGCTTCGACGACATGATCGAGTCGAATACGCTGGAGGCGCAGATCTCGCGGCTGCGGCGCAAGCTCAAGGATGCCGGCGCCCGGGTCGAGATCACCTCGCTGCGCGGCATCGGCTATATGCTGAGAACTGTGGAGCTGGCGCAGTAGTGCTGCGGCTCGGTGGTCATTCGGGCGGCGGGAAGACCAGCCGCACCAGGGTGCCGCCGCCGGGTCGGCCGAGAATGGTGAGTGTTCCGCCATGGGCAGCCATGATGTCGCGCACGATCGTCAGGCCGAGCCCTGCGCCAGTCGAATTCGGTGACATCCGGTTGAACGGCTCGGTCACCTGCGAGCGGTCGGAGGGGGCGATGCCGACCCCGTCATCGGCGATTTCAACCACGGCACCGTCAATCACCTTGACCAGGATCATCGATTTCGCCTGGGCATGGCGCAGCGCATTGTCGACCAGATTGGCGATAGCCGCCCGAACCGTCGGCTCGTTGGCCTGGATCAGCGAGCGGCGATCGCCTTCCTCGTCCAGCGCGATATCGGCTCCGTTGCTCAGGATCAACGGAGCGAGATCGGCCAGCACCGCGCGGGCAGTGGCGTTGAGCTGCAGCGGCTCGAAGGGGAGTTCCGTGCTGTGCAGGCGCGCGAGCTGCAGCATCGACGAGACGATGGTGGTCAACCGGCTGACATCGGTGGTGAGCGCCAGCCGCATCTGATCGTTCGGCAGCGCGTCGATCCGGCCGTGCATCACGGTCAGCGGGGTACGCAGCTCATGCGCGACATTGTTCATGAAGCGCTGCTGCACCTCCATGTTCTTGGCGATCTGGTCGAGCGCCCCATTGAGGGCAGTGGTCAGCGGCATCAGCTCGACCGGGGTCTCCTCGGTCGGCAGTAGGCCGCGCGGCGCCCTCGGGTCGATCCTGGCCGCGGCCTCGGCAGCGCTTCGCAGCCGCTCGCCGATATAGGAGACCGACATCGCGATCGCCGCCGCGATCAGCAGGCCGAAGACCACCGAGATCGCCAGTGCGGAGCCCGCGATGCCGCGCAAGTAGTAGCCGAGAATCAGATCCCAGCCCGGCCGGCCGCCGCCGGTCGCCACGATGACGCGGCTGCCGTCCTTCTCGATCACGTCGAAGGCGAGCGCATTGTCGCCACCGACCCGCATCTGCGCGGCGATGGTCGGGCCGTCGAGCCTGATGTCGATCGGCAGGCCCGGCCGCAATTCTGGCGCATACTCAACGACGGAACGTCCATCCGAGACGAGGTACCAGAGCTGGGGACTGGCGCGCTCGATCCGGGTCAGCCCGGCGGTCTTGTCGACCTGCAACGGGTTTCCGGACGGCGAGCGCACGCTTTGCTGGATGACCTGCGAGGTGACATCGTTGCGCAGGGCACCGGGGTCCTCGGTGACAAAGGTGAAGACGATGACGGCGCCGATGAAGGCGGTGAACAGGACGATGCCGAGCAGCGACAGCCGAATGGTGAGGGCGCGCGAGAGCGAGGTCACCGTCGATCTCCGCGGTTACGGACTGCCGGGTGAGGGGCCAGGGCGAACTGGGTGTTACGGGTCGTCACGGAACCTCGATGCGGATATGGCTTGCGGAACCGGGCGCTCCTGCCTTCCTCTTCCTGCATGGACCGTATCGCCATTGCCGTTCAACTCTCTCCCGGTACGGCCAACCTGATGCATGTTCTGCATGTCCTGGCGAGATGGTCCTGGCTGCGTCTGGCGCTGGTCGTGCTGTCGGCGGGCATGTCGAGCGTTGTCTTCGCCCAAAACGCGCCGGTGAAGGGCGACATCAGGCCCGGCCAGCTGCCGACGGCTCCGCGACAGGATATCTTCCGGTTCGTCGAAGGTGTGTTCGATACCACCTCCAAGACGGTCAGCATCCCGATCGAGCGTTCGCTCGCGCTCTTTGGCGAGCCGAACGCCTATATCGTCGGCGGCGAGCTCAGCGGCTCCTTCGTGATCGGCGGCCGCCATGGCAGCGGCGAGTTGCGCTTCTCGGACGGGATTCCGATCTCGGTGAATTGGTCGGCGCTCTCTGTCGGCATCGGCCTTGGCGCCGACTATGGCCGGGTCATCATGCTGGTCTACGGGCTCGACCGGTACGAGGACGTGTTCGGCACCTATGCCAGCCTCGGCGGCAGCGCCCATTTCCTCGCCGGCGCCAACGCCACCATTCTCGCTTCGACGCGTGCCCGGATCGTCCTGATCTCCTCCGGCCTCGGCCTGCGCTTTTCCGGCGATCTCAGCCGCATTGTCATCGAGCCGGCAGGAGCGCAGGAACAGCTGCGTCCGCCTGGCCGGATCTGCGCCACGCCGGCCGACTGCCCACCGCCGGGCCGCTGACAAGTTCGGGGTAAGCAGGGTCCCGGTCCTAGCGCCGGTCGAGGAGGCGATGCGCCGTCGCATGCAGCTCGTCGAGCTGACTCGAAATATCGAGCGCGATCAGGCCCATCTCGCGCTCATCGGCCGTCCTGCGGACATAGAGCGGCTCCGACCAGAGGATGCAGCCACGACCGAAGGGCAGGGCGATGCTGGCCTTGTCCCAGTTGTCGAGCTCGACACGTGCGCTGGTCACCGCGGCGAAGAGATAGATCGGCCGGCCCGTGGCGCGTGCGAGCTGGACCGCGCCCGCTCCGGCGACGCGCGCGACCTTCGGAACGTCGGCGGTGAGGAGGAGGCTGGTGCCGCCGCGCAGTGCCTCACGCATCTCGAAGAAGGCGGGAATGGCGCGCTTGGCCTGGATCTTCGCGGGGCTCTGCGTGCCCGAACCGCGGATGACCTGGAAACCGGCCCGCCCCACCACCGAGGCCACCACCGATCCGTCGAAATGCAGCGAGGCCAGGATCGCGACCTGCGATGCCCCGTCCAGCGCCGCCAGGCTCAGCATCTGCTGGCCGTGCCAGGTCAGCGCGATGAAAGGCTCACGGCTGCGCTCCCACGGCCTGGCGCCCGGGATAGCCGGCTTGAAGCGGGTCGTTCGCTGGACGAAATCGAGATAGGCGTGCAAGGCGCGGCCGGCGAGCGCCGCAGATTGCCCATTGCCGAATCGCATGATCCGAACTCCACGGTGGCCCCGGGGGAGTGGTCGTTGCGTCGGCTTGCTCGAACATTGCGCGGCCCTGCGGCCGCCGCGCGCGTTTCGTTCGATCGGTGTCGATCGAACGAAAAGAACCCGCGCAGAATCAAAAAACGTCAGCGCATCATGAACTTGACGATACGGGCGACGAACGCCTCGTCCTGCCCGGCAAAGCCGTGATGAGCGCTGGCATGGCAAGGATTGCCCTCGTCTGCCTGCCCGCCGCTGATCCAC
This sequence is a window from Bosea vestrisii. Protein-coding genes within it:
- a CDS encoding outer membrane protein, whose protein sequence is MKRLIPIAGLGLLALLAVPAMAADRPARVQQYQPAYSQPRPYNWNGIYAGVHAGAAFDRFDGAAKKSRNEILLGGQVGYNHQMGSLVTGLEADMSMNGFGRGAKRTGGTSADMRYAGTLKARAGVAFDRLLVYGLGGVAYGSLKASDGLVSKEKSKIGYVVGAGAEYGITDNLSAKVEYNYVSLGKQNFQFTTGRARVGVSEHIVKTGLNYRF
- a CDS encoding response regulator transcription factor gives rise to the protein MRALIVEDEPQLMAFLSSLLTNAGLIADRTTTIDAALAALRSTPFDIVIVDRRLPDGDGLSIVKALSNSDTRPAFLILTARDAKADVIEGLNGGADDYLIKPFEPEELLARLRVIMRRRNPKRSLVITAGNLSLDLEGRCASVGSELLDLRRREALILEALVQRAGRVVTRDVLIEAVYGFDDMIESNTLEAQISRLRRKLKDAGARVEITSLRGIGYMLRTVELAQ
- a CDS encoding sensor histidine kinase, producing the protein MTSLSRALTIRLSLLGIVLFTAFIGAVIVFTFVTEDPGALRNDVTSQVIQQSVRSPSGNPLQVDKTAGLTRIERASPQLWYLVSDGRSVVEYAPELRPGLPIDIRLDGPTIAAQMRVGGDNALAFDVIEKDGSRVIVATGGGRPGWDLILGYYLRGIAGSALAISVVFGLLIAAAIAMSVSYIGERLRSAAEAAARIDPRAPRGLLPTEETPVELMPLTTALNGALDQIAKNMEVQQRFMNNVAHELRTPLTVMHGRIDALPNDQMRLALTTDVSRLTTIVSSMLQLARLHSTELPFEPLQLNATARAVLADLAPLILSNGADIALDEEGDRRSLIQANEPTVRAAIANLVDNALRHAQAKSMILVKVIDGAVVEIADDGVGIAPSDRSQVTEPFNRMSPNSTGAGLGLTIVRDIMAAHGGTLTILGRPGGGTLVRLVFPPPE
- a CDS encoding EipA family protein; protein product: MHVLHVLARWSWLRLALVVLSAGMSSVVFAQNAPVKGDIRPGQLPTAPRQDIFRFVEGVFDTTSKTVSIPIERSLALFGEPNAYIVGGELSGSFVIGGRHGSGELRFSDGIPISVNWSALSVGIGLGADYGRVIMLVYGLDRYEDVFGTYASLGGSAHFLAGANATILASTRARIVLISSGLGLRFSGDLSRIVIEPAGAQEQLRPPGRICATPADCPPPGR
- a CDS encoding lysophospholipid acyltransferase family protein gives rise to the protein MRFGNGQSAALAGRALHAYLDFVQRTTRFKPAIPGARPWERSREPFIALTWHGQQMLSLAALDGASQVAILASLHFDGSVVASVVGRAGFQVIRGSGTQSPAKIQAKRAIPAFFEMREALRGGTSLLLTADVPKVARVAGAGAVQLARATGRPIYLFAAVTSARVELDNWDKASIALPFGRGCILWSEPLYVRRTADEREMGLIALDISSQLDELHATAHRLLDRR